The following are from one region of the Ignavibacteriota bacterium genome:
- a CDS encoding ABC transporter ATP-binding protein — MKNLFTLKKYFLRYKKKLILGLIFIILSDITAVYVPLIMKDSIDALQKNATSELLLKYGLMIIGLSVVSGIFRFMIRQTIIVVSREIEYDLRGDFWSHVQRLPLRFFQNNSTGNIMAHATNDINAVRTFIGPAVMYTTDTVVILVLVLILMITLNFQLTVYSLLPLPFLSYAVYKVGKKIHQKFTVIQEKFAELTTMAQENFSGIRVVKSYAREEREMDRYAKESKDFVKKNMHLVKTQALIMPILFLITGMSIIIVVLVGGTMVIDNEITLGELTAFVVFLGFLIWPMFAFGWVTNIVQQGEASMKRLNKIFAEPYEIEDSANTDYSIKELKGDIDFRNVSFRYSENHPYVLKDINLKIPVNSTLAVMGYTGSGKTSFVNLIPRLYDCTSGEILIDGTDLKNIPLNVLRTNVGLVQQESFLFSDTVMNNLTYGLRGNDEKKALEAASIAQFNDDVQTFPQKYETIVGERGITFSGGQKQRASLARALVIDPKILILDDSFSAVDTNTEEEILKRIKEFMKSRTTIIISHRISTVKEADKIIVLSEGKIAEQGTHEQLVELGGIYSDLHQKQLLEKELEEI; from the coding sequence TTGAAAAACCTATTTACTTTAAAAAAATATTTTCTCCGATATAAGAAGAAACTTATTCTAGGTTTGATCTTTATCATTCTTTCAGATATTACTGCGGTTTACGTTCCTCTGATCATGAAAGATTCAATAGATGCACTTCAGAAAAATGCAACTTCTGAATTGTTGTTGAAGTACGGACTGATGATAATCGGTTTATCAGTTGTATCCGGAATATTCCGTTTCATGATACGGCAAACAATTATCGTTGTGTCAAGAGAAATTGAATACGATTTGCGGGGAGATTTCTGGTCGCACGTCCAAAGATTACCACTGAGATTTTTCCAGAATAACTCGACTGGTAACATTATGGCGCATGCTACTAATGATATTAATGCTGTCCGGACATTTATTGGTCCTGCAGTGATGTACACAACAGATACAGTGGTGATATTAGTGCTCGTTTTAATTTTGATGATCACATTGAATTTTCAACTTACTGTGTATTCATTACTTCCACTTCCGTTTTTATCATACGCTGTTTACAAAGTCGGAAAGAAAATTCATCAGAAGTTCACAGTTATCCAGGAAAAGTTTGCTGAGCTTACAACAATGGCACAGGAAAATTTTTCAGGGATCAGAGTTGTAAAATCTTATGCGCGTGAAGAACGCGAGATGGATAGATATGCTAAAGAGAGTAAAGATTTCGTAAAAAAGAATATGCATCTGGTAAAAACTCAGGCGCTCATCATGCCGATTCTTTTCCTTATCACCGGTATGTCTATTATAATTGTTGTATTGGTTGGTGGAACAATGGTGATTGATAATGAAATCACATTGGGTGAATTGACAGCATTTGTGGTCTTTCTTGGTTTTCTTATCTGGCCTATGTTTGCTTTCGGATGGGTAACCAATATCGTCCAGCAGGGTGAAGCAAGTATGAAACGTTTGAACAAAATTTTTGCTGAACCTTATGAAATTGAAGACTCAGCAAACACTGATTATTCCATAAAAGAACTCAAAGGTGATATTGATTTCAGAAATGTTTCATTCAGATATAGCGAAAACCATCCTTATGTATTGAAAGATATAAATCTGAAAATCCCTGTTAACTCTACACTTGCTGTAATGGGATATACAGGCTCAGGAAAAACATCTTTCGTAAACCTTATCCCGAGATTATACGATTGCACTTCCGGTGAAATATTAATTGATGGAACGGATTTAAAAAACATTCCGTTAAATGTTTTAAGAACAAATGTTGGATTAGTGCAGCAGGAATCATTTCTATTCTCGGATACTGTGATGAATAATCTTACTTACGGTTTACGAGGTAACGATGAGAAAAAAGCTCTTGAAGCAGCATCAATTGCACAATTCAATGATGATGTTCAAACATTTCCTCAAAAATATGAGACGATAGTCGGAGAGAGAGGAATAACTTTTTCCGGCGGACAGAAACAAAGAGCATCACTTGCAAGAGCATTAGTCATTGATCCCAAAATACTCATTCTTGATGATTCATTCTCTGCAGTTGACACAAATACAGAAGAGGAAATCTTAAAAAGAATAAAAGAGTTCATGAAATCCAGAACAACAATTATAATCAGTCACAGGATTTCAACTGTAAAAGAAGCTGATAAAATAATTGTCTTAAGCGAAGGAAAAATTGCAGAACAAGGTACACACGAGCAATTAGTTGAACTTGGCGGCATTTATTCTGATTTACATCAGAAACAATTACTCGAAAAAGAATTAGAAGAAATTTAA
- a CDS encoding ABC transporter ATP-binding protein yields the protein MAQEIFGEDEVLGKAYDAKLMKRLLGFIAPYKKYVIFAIILNIFVAILSAVGPMLTKIAVDDYISKSDYHGLLIISLVLTGSLILQATIQYFLTYFTQFIGQKTLYDMRTKIFNHIQTLALKFFDRTPIGRLVTRATNDVEALGELFSSGIVMVFYDIFIIIGILVFMFFMDVSLSLVTLTVLPVLIYGTFLFRKKARESYRDVRLYLARLNAYMQEHVTGMSVVQIFNKQEDEFNKFSLINDDYKKTNIQSIFYYAVFYPGVELLSAIAVGLIIWYGGGEVIQKSLTIGVLFAFIQYTEMFFRPIRDLSEKYNIMQTAMASSERIFKLLDNQTIIKNPDHPVQLENVKGSIEFKNVWFAYNGDEYVLKDISFNINPGETVAIVGHTGAGKTSIINTFTRFYDINKGKILLDGIEIEKLDKKELRKYISMVLQDVFLFSGTIKSNINLYDDNISDEQVIEAARIVGADKFIETLPDKYDEEVKERGATLSVGQKQLISFARALAYNPKILILDEATSSVDTETEHLIKNAIEKLLVGRTAIVIAHRLSTIQNADKIIVLHKGEIRETGNHQQLLAKKGIYYKLYQLQYKDQEILSS from the coding sequence ATGGCTCAGGAAATTTTCGGCGAAGATGAAGTTTTAGGTAAAGCGTATGACGCTAAATTGATGAAGCGTCTTCTTGGATTTATTGCTCCATACAAAAAATATGTGATCTTTGCTATCATACTTAATATCTTTGTTGCTATACTCAGTGCTGTTGGTCCAATGCTCACCAAAATTGCTGTGGATGATTACATCAGTAAATCAGATTATCATGGATTGCTTATAATAAGTCTTGTACTTACCGGTTCACTGATTCTTCAGGCAACGATACAATACTTTCTCACGTATTTTACACAGTTCATCGGTCAAAAAACTCTTTATGATATGAGAACCAAAATCTTCAATCATATTCAAACACTCGCTTTAAAATTTTTTGACAGAACACCTATTGGCAGATTGGTCACAAGAGCTACAAATGATGTTGAAGCACTTGGAGAGTTATTCTCATCCGGAATTGTGATGGTATTTTATGATATATTCATAATTATCGGGATCCTTGTTTTCATGTTCTTTATGGATGTTTCTTTATCACTTGTTACGCTTACTGTTCTGCCGGTTTTAATTTACGGAACGTTTCTATTCAGAAAAAAAGCACGTGAAAGCTATCGGGATGTTCGGCTTTATCTTGCAAGATTAAATGCTTATATGCAGGAACATGTAACAGGAATGAGTGTAGTACAGATATTCAATAAACAGGAAGATGAGTTTAACAAATTTTCATTAATCAATGACGATTACAAGAAGACAAATATTCAATCTATTTTTTACTACGCAGTATTTTACCCGGGAGTTGAACTGCTTAGTGCAATTGCTGTTGGTTTGATAATCTGGTACGGTGGCGGTGAAGTAATACAAAAATCTTTAACGATCGGTGTTTTATTTGCGTTCATTCAGTACACTGAAATGTTTTTCAGACCAATTCGTGATCTTTCTGAAAAGTATAATATTATGCAGACTGCAATGGCTTCATCAGAAAGAATTTTTAAACTGCTCGATAATCAAACCATAATTAAAAACCCTGATCATCCGGTACAACTCGAAAATGTAAAAGGCAGCATTGAATTTAAAAATGTTTGGTTCGCTTACAATGGTGACGAATATGTTTTAAAAGATATTTCATTCAATATTAATCCCGGAGAAACAGTTGCAATAGTCGGACATACAGGTGCCGGAAAGACAAGCATTATAAATACTTTCACCAGATTCTATGATATAAACAAAGGCAAAATACTTCTTGATGGAATTGAAATAGAGAAACTGGATAAAAAGGAACTGCGAAAATATATTTCTATGGTTCTGCAGGATGTATTTCTTTTTTCAGGAACAATAAAATCAAATATTAATCTTTACGACGATAATATTTCCGATGAACAGGTAATCGAAGCAGCCAGAATTGTTGGTGCTGATAAATTTATCGAAACACTTCCTGATAAGTATGATGAAGAAGTCAAAGAACGCGGAGCTACTTTGAGCGTTGGGCAAAAACAATTAATCTCATTTGCACGTGCACTCGCTTATAATCCTAAAATCCTGATTCTCGATGAAGCAACATCAAGTGTTGATACTGAAACAGAACATCTGATCAAGAATGCTATTGAAAAACTTCTTGTTGGAAGAACTGCGATTGTTATTGCGCACAGACTTTCAACCATTCAAAATGCTGATAAAATCATTGTTTTACACAAAGGTGAGATCAGAGAAACAGGAAATCATCAACAATTGCTTGCAAAAAAGGGAATTTATTATAAATTGTACCAGTTACAATATAAAGATCAGGAAATTCTTTCATCCTGA
- the fbp gene encoding class 1 fructose-bisphosphatase translates to MPTTQFMTLSRYIIEEQTKHTEATGELSKLLHDLSLAAKVISLEVNKAGLVDIIGYTGDKNVHGEKVKKLDILAHEMMIKAMDHGGNLCVMASEEEEEIIHIPDKFHIGKYVLLFDPLDGSSNIDVNISVGTIFSIYKRISPGDGPGTMKDCLQQGINQIAAGYVIYGSSTMLVYTAGNGVHGFTLDPAFGEFLLSHPNMQTPKKSKIYSINEGNYLYWHPGLKRYIKYLQEEDKMSNRPFSSRYTGSMVADVHRNLIYGGIFMYPSDSRNPNGKLRLMYECNPMAFIVEQAGGRATNGKQRIMEITPEKLHQRVPIFIGSEDDVRMVEKFMAEVEVTVS, encoded by the coding sequence ATGCCAACCACACAATTCATGACATTAAGTCGTTACATAATTGAAGAACAAACTAAACATACCGAGGCTACTGGTGAGCTTTCAAAATTACTTCACGATCTTTCACTCGCTGCCAAAGTAATATCTCTTGAAGTTAACAAAGCCGGACTTGTTGATATAATTGGTTATACGGGTGATAAAAATGTTCATGGTGAAAAAGTTAAGAAGCTCGATATACTCGCACACGAAATGATGATTAAAGCAATGGATCATGGCGGCAACCTGTGCGTTATGGCGTCTGAAGAAGAAGAAGAGATCATTCATATTCCGGATAAATTTCATATCGGAAAATATGTTTTGCTTTTTGATCCGCTTGATGGTTCTTCAAATATTGATGTTAATATTAGTGTTGGTACTATTTTTTCCATTTACAAACGAATTTCACCAGGTGATGGACCAGGTACAATGAAAGATTGTTTGCAGCAAGGAATTAATCAGATTGCTGCAGGTTATGTTATTTACGGCTCAAGTACAATGTTAGTTTATACAGCAGGTAATGGTGTTCATGGATTTACTCTTGACCCTGCGTTCGGTGAGTTTTTATTATCTCATCCTAATATGCAGACTCCCAAAAAATCTAAAATTTATAGTATCAATGAAGGAAATTATCTTTACTGGCATCCGGGACTTAAAAGATATATTAAGTATTTGCAGGAGGAAGATAAAATGTCAAACAGACCGTTTTCTTCAAGATACACAGGATCTATGGTAGCTGATGTTCATCGTAATTTAATTTATGGTGGAATTTTTATGTACCCTTCTGATTCTAGAAACCCAAATGGAAAATTGCGTTTGATGTACGAGTGTAATCCCATGGCATTTATTGTTGAGCAGGCTGGCGGAAGAGCAACAAACGGCAAGCAACGGATAATGGAAATTACACCGGAAAAACTTCACCAGAGAGTTCCCATTTTCATCGGAAGTGAAGATGATGTAAGAATGGTTGAAAAATTTATGGCTGAAGTTGAAGTGACGGTGAGTTGA